In a genomic window of Shouchella clausii:
- a CDS encoding glucose-6-phosphate isomerase: protein MAHIQFDYSKALSFFGEHEVDYMGEAVRAAHKALHEKTGQGNDFLGWIDLPVDYDKEEFARIQKAAEKIRHDSDVLLVVGIGGSYLGARAAIEALNHSFFNQLPKEKRNAPQVIFVGQNISSTYLSDVLDLLDGKDVSVNVISKSGTTTEPAIAFRVFRDYLEKKYGKEEARKRIYATTDKERGALKTLANEEGYESFVIPDDVGGRFSVLTAVGLLPIAVSGLAIEDMMKGAADAREAFSTGELSENAAYQYAAIRNILYNKGKTIELLVNYEPHLHYVSEWWKQLFGESEGKDQKGIYPASVDFSTDLHSMGQYVQDGRRDLFETVLHVEAVDKHITIEEAESDLDGLNYLAGKTMDFVNKQAFKGTMLAHTDGNVPNLVVSIPKLDEYSFGYLVYFFEKAVAMSGYLLGVNPFDQPGVEAYKKNMFALLGKPGFEEEKNKLESRLTDN, encoded by the coding sequence ATGGCACATATTCAATTTGACTACAGCAAAGCTCTTTCCTTTTTCGGAGAGCATGAAGTTGACTATATGGGAGAGGCAGTCCGCGCTGCACATAAAGCGCTTCATGAAAAGACAGGCCAAGGAAATGACTTTTTAGGATGGATCGACTTGCCTGTCGATTACGATAAAGAAGAATTTGCCCGCATTCAAAAAGCGGCAGAAAAAATTCGTCATGACTCCGATGTGCTGCTCGTTGTCGGCATCGGTGGTTCGTACTTAGGAGCACGCGCTGCGATTGAAGCGTTGAACCATTCTTTTTTTAACCAACTGCCGAAAGAAAAGCGCAACGCACCGCAAGTCATTTTTGTCGGCCAGAACATTAGCTCAACGTATTTGAGCGATGTGCTTGATCTTCTTGATGGCAAGGATGTATCGGTCAATGTGATCTCTAAATCAGGAACGACAACCGAGCCGGCGATTGCTTTCCGTGTGTTCCGCGACTACCTTGAAAAGAAATACGGAAAGGAAGAGGCGCGCAAACGCATTTACGCAACAACTGACAAAGAGCGTGGAGCTCTGAAAACATTGGCGAACGAAGAGGGATACGAATCTTTCGTGATTCCAGACGATGTTGGCGGTCGCTTTTCTGTATTGACAGCTGTAGGCCTCTTGCCAATCGCTGTAAGCGGCTTAGCGATTGAAGACATGATGAAGGGAGCGGCTGATGCAAGGGAAGCTTTTTCAACAGGTGAATTAAGCGAAAATGCAGCTTATCAATATGCAGCTATTCGCAACATCCTTTACAATAAAGGCAAAACAATTGAATTGTTGGTGAACTATGAACCGCACCTCCATTATGTGTCTGAATGGTGGAAACAATTATTTGGCGAAAGCGAAGGGAAAGACCAAAAAGGGATTTACCCAGCATCAGTCGACTTTTCAACCGATCTTCATTCAATGGGCCAATATGTACAAGATGGACGCCGTGATTTGTTTGAAACGGTACTTCATGTCGAAGCGGTCGACAAACATATTACGATTGAAGAAGCAGAAAGCGATCTGGATGGGTTAAACTATTTAGCGGGAAAAACAATGGATTTTGTCAATAAACAAGCGTTTAAAGGGACAATGCTTGCTCATACTGACGGGAATGTGCCAAACCTAGTCGTTTCCATTCCAAAGTTGGATGAATACTCATTTGGTTATCTCGTTTACTTTTTCGAAAAAGCAGTTGCTATGAGCGGTTATTTGCTAGGCGTGAATCCATTTGACCAACCAGGCGTTGAAGCCTATAAGAAAAACATGTTTGCTTTGCTCGGAAAGCCAGGCTTCGAGGAAGAGAAAAACAAACTTGAAAGTCGCTTAACGGACAACTAA
- a CDS encoding YugN-like family protein, whose amino-acid sequence MIALESTIEGKQYKAKELQSVLESLGYTLGGNWDYDHGYYDYKISLDNGYTFLRIPVQAVEGELGSKDAVIQVGTLYLLNHVYQQDNDEDSLSGVVPAVAEGLVNQFQAPVDKDGEVSDKYRSLAENLVAELEQTLA is encoded by the coding sequence TTGATCGCACTTGAATCAACAATTGAAGGCAAACAATATAAAGCAAAAGAATTGCAAAGCGTATTGGAATCATTAGGCTACACACTTGGTGGCAACTGGGACTACGACCATGGCTATTACGATTACAAAATCTCGTTGGACAATGGATATACGTTTTTGCGTATTCCCGTTCAAGCAGTGGAAGGGGAGCTAGGCTCAAAAGACGCTGTCATCCAAGTTGGAACGTTGTACTTGCTAAACCATGTTTATCAACAAGACAACGATGAAGATTCGTTAAGCGGCGTTGTACCGGCGGTGGCCGAGGGGCTTGTAAACCAGTTTCAAGCGCCTGTTGACAAGGACGGGGAAGTCTCCGACAAGTACCGCTCGTTAGCGGAAAACTTAGTAGCAGAGCTTGAGCAAACGCTTGCTTGA
- a CDS encoding DUF488 domain-containing protein: MNEDNEITIHVKRIYETPSPEDGVRILVDRLWPRRVSKERAAIDEWMKEIAPSPKLRIWFGHRPERFATFAEKYAVELAQDPIRYERAVRICELALQKHVTLVYAAKDPVHNHANVLRDWLVNNFIEA; encoded by the coding sequence ATGAATGAAGACAACGAGATCACCATACATGTCAAACGAATTTACGAAACGCCCTCTCCTGAAGACGGCGTGCGAATTCTTGTCGACCGGCTCTGGCCTCGTCGCGTATCAAAAGAGCGCGCTGCCATAGATGAATGGATGAAAGAGATCGCCCCAAGTCCAAAATTGCGTATATGGTTCGGCCACCGACCGGAGCGATTCGCAACATTTGCCGAAAAATACGCGGTAGAATTGGCGCAGGACCCCATTCGCTACGAACGGGCGGTTCGAATATGCGAACTGGCACTTCAGAAACACGTCACTCTTGTATACGCCGCAAAAGATCCCGTCCATAACCATGCGAATGTTCTGCGGGATTGGCTTGTTAATAACTTTATTGAGGCCTGA
- a CDS encoding manganese-dependent inorganic pyrophosphatase: MPKTLIFGHKNPDTDTICSAIAYADLKGQLGVETEAVRLGEPNGETLYALEAFGVNTPRLIEKAAGETDRVILVDHNERQQSVSDIDDVQVLEVIDHHRIANFETADPVYYRAEPVGCTATIIKKLYKEHGLDIPKPIAGLMLSAIISDSLLFKSPTCTEEDKQAAKELAEIAGVNAEEYGLNMLKAGADISDKTADELLTMDAKAFAMGAATVEIAQVNTVDTKDVLARQSELEKVITAKINDNGLDLFVFIITDILENDSVALVLGDKTAAFEQAFQTTLTNHTAVLKGVVSRKKQVVPPLTEAIANVN, encoded by the coding sequence ATGCCTAAAACACTTATTTTTGGCCACAAAAATCCTGACACGGATACAATTTGCTCAGCTATCGCTTACGCCGACTTAAAAGGACAGCTCGGTGTGGAAACAGAAGCTGTACGACTAGGAGAACCGAATGGAGAGACATTGTATGCACTTGAAGCATTCGGCGTAAACACGCCACGCTTAATCGAAAAAGCGGCAGGCGAAACAGATCGAGTCATTCTAGTTGATCACAATGAACGCCAACAAAGCGTCAGTGACATTGACGACGTCCAAGTTTTAGAAGTGATCGACCATCACCGCATTGCTAACTTTGAAACAGCTGACCCTGTTTATTATCGGGCCGAACCTGTCGGCTGCACGGCGACGATTATTAAAAAGCTCTACAAAGAACACGGCCTTGACATTCCTAAACCAATTGCAGGCTTGATGCTATCTGCGATTATCTCTGATTCCCTTTTGTTCAAGTCGCCAACATGCACAGAAGAGGACAAGCAAGCAGCAAAAGAATTAGCGGAAATTGCTGGCGTTAATGCCGAAGAATACGGATTAAACATGCTTAAAGCAGGCGCTGACATTTCTGATAAAACGGCTGATGAGCTGTTGACAATGGATGCAAAAGCATTTGCAATGGGCGCTGCCACAGTTGAAATTGCCCAAGTGAATACCGTTGATACAAAGGACGTGCTCGCTCGCCAAAGCGAACTTGAAAAAGTGATTACGGCCAAAATCAATGACAATGGGCTTGACTTATTCGTCTTTATTATTACAGACATCCTTGAAAATGATTCAGTCGCCCTCGTTCTCGGCGACAAAACCGCTGCATTTGAACAAGCCTTCCAGACAACGTTGACAAACCATACAGCTGTTCTTAAAGGCGTTGTTTCCCGGAAAAAACAAGTCGTCCCACCGCTCACAGAAGCAATCGCGAACGTGAACTAA
- the cyoE gene encoding heme o synthase has protein sequence MRTEKIDKSIHNASLATPKQAFSQVLSETLKTGIIKSNLLAMAAGLSLALYVTGIPIGEKLPEILFAIFGSAFVIGAAGAFNNIYDRDIDAIMDRTKNRPTVTGRMQPANALVLGISLSLLGLLLLGVASPRAALFGFLGLFLYVVPYTMWSKRRTIYNTEIGSVGGAVPPLIGWAAISGDLVHPAIIGLFVVMVLWQMPHFYAIAIRRYDEYKAAKVPMLPVVKGFKRTFIQTNVYLFVLAASSFFFVSLSWFITSVALVLSLIWLTLSIAGYKRMEPKKWATLMFVFSLNYLTILFTVIIGFSLLSPLF, from the coding sequence ATGAGAACGGAAAAAATAGATAAGAGCATACACAATGCCTCTCTTGCTACGCCTAAACAAGCTTTTTCGCAAGTCCTCTCAGAAACATTAAAAACAGGGATCATTAAATCCAATCTGCTTGCGATGGCGGCGGGATTGAGCCTTGCTCTTTACGTTACAGGCATTCCGATTGGCGAAAAGCTTCCAGAAATTCTTTTTGCTATTTTTGGCTCAGCCTTTGTCATTGGGGCAGCAGGTGCCTTTAACAACATTTACGACCGCGACATTGACGCCATTATGGACCGGACGAAAAACCGGCCGACGGTAACAGGCAGGATGCAGCCTGCCAATGCGTTAGTGCTTGGCATATCTTTATCATTGCTTGGGTTGTTGCTTCTCGGAGTCGCTTCGCCCCGCGCAGCATTGTTTGGTTTTCTCGGCCTCTTTTTATATGTTGTGCCTTACACAATGTGGTCGAAACGGCGTACGATTTATAATACCGAAATTGGCAGTGTTGGCGGCGCAGTCCCACCGCTTATCGGCTGGGCCGCGATTTCTGGAGACTTGGTTCACCCAGCGATTATTGGTTTGTTTGTCGTTATGGTCCTTTGGCAAATGCCCCATTTTTATGCGATCGCCATTCGCCGCTATGACGAATACAAAGCGGCTAAAGTGCCGATGTTGCCGGTTGTCAAAGGGTTCAAGCGGACGTTTATCCAAACGAATGTCTATTTGTTTGTGCTAGCTGCATCCAGCTTTTTCTTTGTTTCGTTAAGTTGGTTCATCACCAGTGTAGCGCTTGTGTTGTCATTGATTTGGCTGACGTTGAGCATAGCTGGCTATAAACGAATGGAGCCTAAAAAATGGGCGACCCTTATGTTTGTTTTTTCACTTAACTATCTTACGATTCTTTTTACGGTGATCATCGGTTTTTCACTGCTTTCTCCCTTGTTTTAA
- a CDS encoding CcdC family protein, whose product MENNWLLIAVPTLMAVAMGSAALVIRMKASKRPTSAKRIMVPPLAMSTGFLMFLYEPTRPSAFHVGEALIVGALFSIVLIWTSKFEVRDGAIYLKRSKAFAYLLIGLLVLRVAFRIVMGQELNPEELSGMFFLLAYGMLLPWRVAMLVRYVKLKRDSDKLATYKP is encoded by the coding sequence ATGGAGAACAATTGGCTGCTAATTGCTGTTCCAACGCTCATGGCAGTTGCTATGGGGAGCGCAGCGCTCGTGATCCGCATGAAAGCATCGAAACGCCCTACGTCGGCGAAGCGGATTATGGTGCCGCCGCTAGCGATGTCAACTGGCTTCTTGATGTTTTTATACGAGCCAACTAGACCTTCAGCGTTCCATGTTGGCGAAGCGCTTATTGTCGGTGCACTTTTTTCAATCGTCCTCATTTGGACATCGAAATTTGAAGTGCGGGATGGCGCTATTTATTTAAAACGTTCGAAAGCGTTTGCTTATCTTTTAATCGGCTTGCTTGTGTTAAGAGTGGCGTTTCGAATTGTCATGGGGCAGGAGTTAAATCCCGAGGAACTGTCAGGCATGTTCTTTTTGCTTGCCTATGGAATGCTGTTGCCTTGGCGGGTAGCCATGCTCGTCCGTTATGTAAAACTCAAGCGCGATAGCGATAAGTTGGCAACTTATAAGCCGTGA
- a CDS encoding YisL family protein, producing MNSGGFIQENFSIFQASHEGSWAILAILFLVAYFLFRGGKSKAGTIIHMIARLFFVIMLVTGASMLIAYQFAYFFFIKGLLAVLLIGFMEAALGKAKRNENSLGMLFAVLVVLVVIVLMGYGIIRF from the coding sequence ATGAATTCTGGCGGATTTATTCAAGAGAACTTTTCCATTTTTCAAGCTTCCCACGAAGGTTCATGGGCAATTCTAGCGATATTGTTTTTAGTTGCTTATTTTCTCTTCCGTGGAGGTAAAAGCAAGGCTGGTACGATTATACATATGATTGCCCGGCTATTCTTTGTGATTATGCTCGTAACGGGCGCAAGCATGCTTATTGCCTACCAATTTGCTTATTTTTTCTTTATCAAAGGACTCCTCGCCGTATTGCTTATCGGTTTTATGGAAGCAGCCCTTGGGAAGGCGAAACGGAATGAAAACAGCCTAGGCATGCTGTTTGCTGTCCTTGTGGTACTTGTTGTCATTGTGCTGATGGGGTACGGGATCATCCGTTTTTAA
- a CDS encoding DinB family protein, with protein sequence MTYAAFSFARMANEQIIQTIPAEKHDIIPAGFKNSVHWNYGHLLVIADHVLGHAPTFEKTIPKGYYHPFAKGSSPLQWTDKVPSIETLQEAAAKQKQAAEKLVEESGGADKAVPFTLHGHSFQTVDELFSFVAFHEGMHYRTLLHYSNVFSN encoded by the coding sequence ATGACCTACGCCGCCTTTTCTTTTGCTCGTATGGCCAATGAACAGATCATCCAGACCATTCCTGCAGAAAAACACGACATCATTCCCGCCGGTTTTAAAAACTCTGTCCATTGGAATTACGGACACCTCTTGGTCATCGCAGACCATGTTCTTGGTCATGCGCCAACTTTTGAAAAAACAATTCCAAAAGGGTATTACCACCCTTTCGCCAAAGGATCGAGCCCTTTGCAATGGACCGACAAAGTTCCTTCTATTGAAACGCTTCAAGAAGCAGCAGCTAAACAAAAACAAGCAGCCGAGAAGCTAGTCGAAGAATCGGGCGGAGCCGATAAAGCGGTGCCGTTTACTTTGCACGGCCATTCGTTCCAAACAGTAGATGAACTTTTTAGTTTCGTCGCCTTTCATGAGGGCATGCATTACCGCACACTCCTCCATTACAGCAACGTATTCTCAAACTAA
- a CDS encoding small multi-drug export protein, protein MEADSLWLSLLFVASMIPFIEYTLAVPVGILFVNQPPVLTVLVSILGNSIGVVLLVLLSEKIRNWTLKRQNSQKSGRQSSKQQEKTKQFLEKYGMPGVGILAPILLSSHIGAVTAVALGVSRSYAILWTLIGVVLWAIIFGIICVYASHWLLPFFGQ, encoded by the coding sequence ATGGAAGCGGATAGTCTATGGCTCAGCTTACTATTTGTGGCGAGCATGATTCCCTTCATCGAGTATACGCTTGCTGTACCGGTCGGTATTCTTTTCGTGAATCAACCCCCTGTGCTGACCGTATTGGTATCGATTCTTGGCAATAGCATCGGAGTAGTGCTTCTTGTGTTGCTTAGCGAAAAAATTCGCAATTGGACACTGAAAAGACAGAACAGCCAGAAAAGCGGGCGACAGTCAAGCAAACAGCAGGAGAAGACAAAGCAATTTTTAGAAAAGTATGGGATGCCAGGCGTAGGGATTCTTGCACCGATTTTGCTAAGTAGCCATATTGGCGCCGTAACCGCCGTTGCACTTGGCGTTTCACGCAGTTACGCGATTTTGTGGACGCTTATCGGTGTTGTCCTTTGGGCCATCATTTTTGGCATTATTTGTGTATATGCAAGCCACTGGCTTCTTCCGTTTTTTGGTCAATAG
- a CDS encoding L-cystine transporter, which yields MDLFLTLLIIAIVLAVAGLLLYMQKKHVSFSIRVLLALGAGVVYGLLLQFFFAPDSSVIQQSMDWVNILGTGYVRFLQMIVMPLIFISILSAFTRMTLTKNLGKISALILGTLIATTAIAAAIGITASSVFQLEAIDITAGEAELSRGDALEESYAGMEAATLPQQIVELIPANPFLDLTGERPTSAIGVVIFAAFLGVAYLGVRRKQPEAADTFKSIVDALYAIIMRVVTLILRLTPYGVLAIMTRTVATSDLQAISTLGTFVLASYVALIVMFVIHLIILAATGLSPITYVKKAFPVLAFAFTSRTSAGALPMNIQTQKKLGVPDGIANFAGSFGLSIGQNGCAGIYPAMLAVMIAPTVGQNPLEPTFILLLIVVIAISSFGVAGVGGGATFAAILVLSALDFPIALAGLLISIEPLIDMGRTALNVSGSMVSGIFTSKVTGNLNKEVFSDPNEQLGTQDMQG from the coding sequence ATGGACTTGTTCTTAACTTTATTAATTATTGCGATTGTCCTCGCTGTAGCCGGACTGTTGCTTTACATGCAAAAAAAGCACGTATCTTTCTCGATCCGCGTCTTGTTGGCTTTAGGCGCTGGCGTTGTATACGGCCTTTTGCTGCAATTTTTCTTCGCCCCTGATTCATCTGTCATTCAACAATCAATGGATTGGGTCAATATTTTAGGGACCGGTTATGTCCGCTTTTTGCAAATGATTGTCATGCCGTTAATTTTCATTTCGATTCTATCTGCGTTTACACGTATGACGTTAACAAAGAATCTAGGGAAAATTAGCGCCTTGATTCTCGGCACATTAATTGCTACGACAGCAATTGCCGCTGCTATTGGGATCACTGCTTCATCCGTCTTTCAACTTGAAGCGATTGACATTACTGCAGGCGAAGCAGAACTTAGCCGCGGCGATGCCCTTGAAGAAAGTTACGCTGGCATGGAAGCAGCGACATTGCCGCAGCAAATTGTCGAGCTAATCCCTGCTAATCCATTTCTTGACCTAACTGGCGAACGCCCCACTTCAGCAATTGGTGTTGTGATTTTTGCTGCCTTTCTCGGCGTTGCCTATTTAGGTGTACGCCGCAAACAGCCGGAAGCAGCCGACACGTTTAAAAGCATTGTCGATGCCCTTTACGCGATCATTATGCGCGTCGTTACATTAATTTTACGGTTGACTCCTTATGGCGTTTTGGCGATTATGACAAGAACAGTTGCAACAAGTGACCTACAGGCGATTTCCACACTTGGGACGTTTGTGCTTGCTTCTTATGTGGCACTGATTGTCATGTTTGTTATTCATTTGATCATTCTAGCTGCGACTGGCCTAAGCCCGATTACGTATGTGAAAAAGGCATTTCCGGTGCTCGCTTTTGCGTTCACGTCACGCACGAGTGCAGGGGCATTGCCAATGAATATCCAAACACAGAAGAAATTAGGCGTTCCAGACGGCATTGCCAATTTTGCAGGTTCATTTGGCTTATCAATCGGCCAAAATGGATGTGCCGGGATTTATCCAGCCATGCTTGCCGTTATGATTGCGCCAACGGTAGGCCAAAATCCCCTTGAACCAACGTTTATTTTGTTGTTAATTGTGGTCATAGCCATTAGTTCGTTTGGCGTAGCAGGCGTCGGCGGCGGGGCAACTTTTGCTGCCATTCTCGTCTTGTCCGCACTTGATTTTCCAATTGCCCTTGCCGGCCTTCTTATTTCGATTGAACCACTAATTGACATGGGCCGTACTGCTTTGAACGTTTCAGGCAGCATGGTGTCCGGCATCTTTACTTCGAAAGTGACAGGCAACCTTAACAAAGAAGTATTCTCAGATCCGAACGAACAACTTGGTACGCAAGACATGCAAGGTTAA
- a CDS encoding phosphatase PAP2 family protein gives MKMNTNSLVISIVCIACFLVVAFSLNTVFLEKVDQLALTWAESIRAEPITALMHGFAFLGATKTVFVLTVAVLIILLVARASHKELAFTAVTMAATGLVNLFVKEWVERERPAQYMLVELSSYSFPSGHSMGAMSFYTVLTFLIWKRVNKQSHRVAFVVFASLMILIMGFSRLYLGVHYLSDVIGGYLLSGSLVFFLFWLFQPRKSNG, from the coding sequence ATGAAAATGAATACAAATTCGCTTGTGATTAGCATCGTTTGCATAGCCTGTTTTTTAGTCGTAGCTTTTAGTTTAAACACGGTTTTTTTAGAGAAAGTCGACCAGCTGGCGTTAACATGGGCTGAGTCGATTCGTGCTGAACCGATTACGGCTCTCATGCATGGCTTTGCCTTTTTAGGGGCGACCAAAACGGTTTTCGTTTTGACAGTAGCGGTGCTTATCATTTTGCTTGTTGCCCGTGCCTCGCACAAAGAATTAGCATTTACTGCTGTTACGATGGCAGCGACAGGTCTTGTTAATCTGTTCGTAAAAGAATGGGTAGAACGAGAACGGCCAGCACAGTATATGCTAGTTGAATTGTCCTCGTACAGCTTTCCAAGCGGCCATTCAATGGGAGCGATGTCGTTTTACACGGTGCTTACCTTTCTGATTTGGAAGCGCGTGAACAAACAAAGTCACCGTGTAGCGTTTGTTGTATTTGCAAGCCTCATGATACTCATTATGGGATTTTCTAGACTATATCTGGGTGTTCATTATTTGAGTGATGTCATTGGCGGATATCTCCTAAGTGGCAGCCTTGTGTTTTTCTTGTTTTGGCTATTCCAACCAAGAAAATCGAACGGATAA
- a CDS encoding ABC transporter permease: MKIRYLLPLLLILSFASLFIGVQDISPLDLFRLDDEDVQTLVISRIPRLLSVLIVGVSLSVCGLIMQQLTQNKFVSPTTAGTMDWARLGILVAVVVFTQASTLQRMFIAFLFALFGTFLFMKILERIRFKNVVFVPLVGLMLGSVVNSITTFLAYRYDLVQSLSSWMQGSFSLVLKGRYEILYIGIPLVVIAFLFANRFTVAGMGKDFSTNLGLNYNQIMNIGLFIVAMITATIVVTIGSIPFLGLVIPNIVSIIRGDNLKNSLPHTALLGAIFLLACDILGRVLIYPYEIPIGLVVGVVGSAIFLYLLLRRRSHAA; this comes from the coding sequence ATGAAAATAAGATATTTACTCCCTTTGCTTTTGATTTTATCGTTTGCATCTTTATTTATTGGCGTACAGGATATATCGCCACTTGATTTGTTTCGTCTAGACGATGAAGACGTGCAAACACTCGTCATTAGCCGTATCCCTCGTCTATTAAGTGTGTTGATTGTCGGTGTTAGTTTAAGCGTTTGCGGTTTAATTATGCAGCAGCTTACACAAAACAAATTTGTTTCGCCGACAACAGCTGGAACTATGGATTGGGCTCGGCTTGGCATTCTTGTCGCCGTGGTTGTCTTTACACAAGCAAGCACGCTGCAAAGGATGTTTATTGCCTTTCTTTTTGCGTTGTTTGGAACGTTTCTTTTTATGAAAATACTGGAGCGCATCCGCTTTAAAAACGTTGTGTTTGTCCCGCTTGTCGGGCTTATGTTAGGTAGTGTGGTCAACTCAATCACCACTTTTCTAGCTTACCGATATGATTTAGTGCAAAGCTTGTCTTCTTGGATGCAAGGGAGCTTTTCACTCGTTCTTAAAGGGCGCTATGAAATTTTATACATAGGCATTCCCCTTGTTGTCATTGCCTTTTTATTCGCAAATCGCTTTACGGTGGCAGGAATGGGGAAGGATTTTTCGACAAACTTGGGCTTAAATTATAACCAAATTATGAATATCGGCCTTTTCATTGTCGCGATGATCACGGCTACGATTGTCGTCACAATTGGTTCGATTCCTTTTTTAGGGCTAGTCATTCCAAACATCGTTTCGATTATAAGAGGGGACAACTTAAAAAACAGTTTGCCTCATACAGCGCTATTAGGCGCCATTTTCTTGCTCGCTTGTGATATTTTAGGGCGTGTTCTCATTTATCCATATGAAATTCCGATTGGACTGGTCGTTGGGGTTGTCGGGAGCGCGATCTTTTTGTACTTGCTCTTAAGGAGACGATCTCATGCAGCCTAA
- a CDS encoding iron chelate uptake ABC transporter family permease subunit: MQPKWIYLLLGALLAALIGTFLFIDIAPGAWDYALPRRGRSVVAIIIVGGAIASSTLFFQTITNNRILTPSIIGLDSLYMLIQTLLVFLFGTIGLVAINKYVNFGLSIVFMVLFAVLLYALMFKKEGQNLYFLLLVGIVFGTLFSSLSTFLQVMIDPNEFLTIQNRMFASFSNINVDLLWLSIVILAATVLYIWPYLRYLDAISLGRDQAINLGVPYDKAIRKFLVVIALLVSVSTALVGPVLFLGLLVANVARELMPTYKHTHLAITSVLVSSIALVGGTLLVERVFTYSAPLSVIINFVGGIYFIYLLLRGTKST; encoded by the coding sequence ATGCAGCCTAAATGGATCTATTTATTACTCGGCGCTTTGTTAGCAGCATTGATTGGTACTTTTTTGTTTATTGACATCGCTCCTGGAGCGTGGGACTATGCGTTGCCAAGACGAGGAAGAAGCGTTGTGGCGATTATCATTGTCGGCGGGGCAATTGCTAGCTCTACCTTGTTTTTTCAAACAATCACAAACAACCGAATCCTGACGCCAAGCATTATTGGCCTTGATTCTTTATACATGCTTATTCAAACGTTGCTTGTTTTTTTGTTTGGGACGATCGGTCTTGTCGCGATAAACAAATATGTGAACTTTGGTCTATCCATTGTCTTTATGGTGTTGTTCGCTGTCTTGTTATATGCCTTGATGTTCAAAAAAGAAGGGCAAAATCTATACTTTTTGCTGCTTGTCGGCATTGTATTTGGCACATTGTTTTCAAGCCTATCGACGTTTCTGCAAGTCATGATTGATCCAAATGAATTTTTGACGATCCAGAATCGGATGTTTGCTAGTTTTAGCAACATCAATGTTGATTTGCTTTGGCTTTCTATCGTGATTCTAGCAGCAACTGTTCTTTACATTTGGCCGTATTTGAGATATTTGGATGCCATTTCCCTTGGACGCGATCAGGCGATTAACTTAGGCGTTCCTTACGATAAGGCGATTAGAAAGTTTTTAGTTGTCATTGCTTTGCTTGTTTCTGTTTCAACAGCTCTTGTCGGCCCGGTGTTGTTTTTAGGCCTACTTGTCGCGAACGTTGCAAGAGAGCTTATGCCAACCTATAAGCACACCCATTTAGCGATTACATCAGTTCTAGTTTCAAGCATTGCCTTGGTTGGCGGGACGTTGCTCGTCGAGCGCGTGTTCACTTACTCGGCTCCGCTGAGCGTTATCATTAACTTTGTTGGCGGAATTTACTTCATTTACTTGCTCTTAAGGGGGACGAAATCGACATGA